DNA from Gracilinanus agilis isolate LMUSP501 chromosome 3, AgileGrace, whole genome shotgun sequence:
TTTTGGGAAGCAGCTGGAAACACAGTTGAATTCTGTTTTAAGATTAACTCCAGCTTTCCaccactctctctctttccccaaagTTCCTGGAGTTGCATTCCAGCAAAGCTAAAGCTAGCCATTTCCATGGCAAAGAAAAGTAGCACCAAGCATGCCCTCAAAGAGACTCAGGCTGCTGTGggcagaagaaagaaaggatcaTGTCTGGAAGGAGCTGAATTAGCCTGCTGTCACTGAGAGGAAGAAACTGCTACCTTGTAGTTTTGCTCACTtttttttgtgctaattttgtTCTAATCTCCATGTTTTTATACCACCCTAGCTTTGAAGATGTTGTTAAAACACCCCTCTAAACGTCTCCATAGCAAAACAAAGCCCTCATTGGCCCATCCTAACTACAGAATAGTCTAACTACTCACCTTCTGCAAGATCTTGGTGTTGACTTTTTCCTCAGCCCGATTTAGAGATTTAATATACTTGTAGCACCTCCAAACACACTTGAACATGtagacctaaaaaaaaaaaatggactggATTTCAGAGCATGGATAGGAAACCCTATCTCCTGCTGGAAGTGGGTGGAAGATGGAACATATCCAATCTCTAATACATCAGTGTAATTGGTTTTATTAGTTCCATTCTGTTCTAAATAGGAGAGAATCAGAACACTAATGAGAACGCCCTTGTCTCCCTGAGACTGTGGgagttggagagaggaaagaaaacaaaaaaggtaaGCAGAGGTAGGAAAGAGCCAAAGATAAATTTTGGTAGTATCAGTCACTTTCCAGGAGCTCTACTTGGGCCCTATCAGTCCAGAATCCCAGGATTCAGAAGTCTTTGTGTGGATACCAAACAGTTCAGTGGAGGAGGAAGGGACAAGGCAAAAGAGGATGTGACATACCTTCAAGATGAGGACCATGATGAAGGCAATGGAGAATCCAATCATCAACTTGACAAACTGGTCTTGAGTCAGGCCCTCTCGACTTGGGAGATAATTCTGCAATAGTCCATGGGGTTTGATGTTATTGACAGTTATTTTAGGGAACCGCCTTATGGCCTGAATTGAGCCACCATCACTTGTAACCCAGGATTTTCCCAGCTACTAGGTACCTCAGGGGCGGATGTGATTGTACTCACCATGTGGTTCATGGACTTAAAGTTGAGATATGTAGGGACTTCCATGTAGGAGCTGCAGAGGGTCAGGATGCTGAGACAGAAATCTAGCAACTGCAGAGCCATGAGAGGCACTTTGAAGGGTCCtttctggagaaggaaggaagaaaagaaagggatgtGAGTAGACAGCACTTGACCCACTAatccagaatcaggaagaaacTAGATGCCCATAGAAGAAATGCAATAAGCACAGGTTGAAATTATTTGAAGATAAATTAGAAAGATACTTAATTGTGCTTAGTGTTGGTATTTCTTTGAATCTTGTTCTACTTGCATGCTCATTAAACTCAATGATAAGATGTTAagtgttagggtttttttttttcagattacatgtcaaataattttagtttttaatgttttttagatattttggaatccatgttctctccttcccttccactcctctcccctccccaagaaggcaagtaatatgatagaggacccataatgaaaaaggctatccaccactgCAGAAGGagcagatggagtctgaattcagattgacacatactgttcttcactttattttctccatggacttttctctattgtaagcaatatatgtcttctttcacaatgacaaacagggaaatatgtattatgtaatatatgtgctttttttttaaataaagaattttttttcagagagaaagATTAACTGGTTGGGAAAACATGCTACATTCCCTTGTTTCTCATGGCTATGGGAAGGGTAAGTAGCCTTTTGAATTTCAAGAGAAATGGAGCAGCTAGATAGGATGGGCAGACTTAGgaagagtcaggaagtcctgagttcaaatcctgcctcagatactttctagctacgTGAACCTGGGGAagtctattttcttcatttttttccatctgtaaaatagacataataatagtccctacttttcaggcttgttgtgaggataaaacaagttaatatttgtgaagcactttgaaaacctcaaaatactataaatgctagctattattattcctcagGTGGTCCCATCTGTCAGATGGCAGTGTACCGTGCAGGCTTAGCATGGAGGAGAAAATAATCAGCTTAGTGTTACTAACTCACTCCCCAAAAGTCGTAACAAAGCCTAGCATAGTGGCACAAGCCTCTAATCCCCACTACTAAGGCAATCCAAGGCTGGCAGATTGCATAAgcaatctaatccttcttctggCGCTGCcaccccaagtcttctcttttggCAGGGCTAAGAatctccagtttcttcaactgatggCTTCCAGTCTTCTCATAAACCCTTCTCTGGATAAGATCCAGTTGGTCACATAGCCCCTACTCTGTTGCAaacactgtgcaaagcactttataaatattatctcatttgatcctcacaacaactctgagaggaagatactattattttattattctccattttacaaattattttattattcagcattttacaattgaggaaactgaggcaaaggttaaacaacctacccagggtcacataggtagtaagtgtctgaacctggatctgaactcgggtcttcctgactccccacCCCACACTCTGGACTCTGGTATCTGCTACCTACTCCACTGAGAGGCAGCTGTGGCCCTGTGGCTAAGAGCacttggcctggaatcagggaagatctgagttcaaatacaacttgagatacttcctagccatgtgactctgggcaagtcattcaacctctatATGTCTAAAAAGCTCTTAGAGTTGAGAACTGGTAGAATTCTTGACTATAATAAAAGTGAGCCCACTTGGGAAAACATTCCAGAAAGTAAATTTTTCCTGTCAAAAAAAgcttctgtcaaaaaaaaaatcacaatgacACTTAGtagttaataatatttttttttaacccttaccttctgtattggagtcaatactgtgtattggcttcaaggcagaagagtggaaagggtaggcaatgggggtaaagtgacttgcccagagtcacacagctgggaagtatctgaggtcagatttgaacctagaacctcccgtctctaggcctggctctcaatccactgagctgcccagctgcccccttaataataatttttaaatgaaatgctcTATTtcagtctaaaaaaaaaaaagtcaggaaacctgagtccaaatccaactGCAGAtattttcccagctgtgtgaccctgggcaagtcacttggcttctgagtgcctgacaaaaggatctactggagaagtaaatgggaAAACACTCCAGGATCCTCACCAAGAAATTCCCATGGATAGCTgcagtcacgaagagtcagacacgactgaccAAGAGCAAACCTGCCCCACGTCCTCTAAATGTTCTCGGTGCCCCAGGATGAATCCAAAACACATCAGCTACGGTTAACACTATACCTGTATCACATTAGCTTTTAGGGTTGTCATATCACACCTTGACTCATACTGATGTTCTAGCCTATTAAAAGCCCAAGCCTTAGGACGATTGTTCAACCACAAACCacttcccacccacccacccccagcctATTCTTGGgaggttgggttttgttttgtcaGGCTTCACctctattcctattaaatttcctATCACTAGAAGCAGCCCATCATTCTGGCCTGCCAAGGTCTTTTTGCATCCTAATTCTGTCATCTAACATGTTAGCTGTCCCCCATGGCTTTGGGCcatccaaagatctgacaaacaGACTATCTAGGCTTCCATCAAAGGGATTgttaaaaatgatgaacagaaaagagctgagccaggatGGATCTCTGCTTGCCTCCATGCCAAGCTCCACCTGACTGCTTAAttaaggcattttttaaaaggttttgaagaacaaggattgaaaaaaaaagtgtatgcTTTATAATCTGCTGGGACTGTCTCACACTATGATTCTGTGGACTGACATTCTAGGTTATGTGATCTGAGTTTAGACTCTCCTCAATCTAATACACTATGAGGCTACAGAAATGGTTTTCCtcgccttaaaaaaaaaaaaattcagagctagctgggtagcacagtgggttgagagccatgcctagagacaagaggtcctaagatcaaatctgaactcagacacttcctagctgtatgatccagaaagggaggaaggaaggaaggaaggaaggaaggaaggaaggaaggaaggaaggaaggaaggaaggaaggaaggaaNNNNNNNNNNNNNNNNNNNNNNNNNNNNNNNNNNNNNNNNNNNNNNNNNNNNNNNNNNNNNNNNNNNNNNNNNNNNNNNNNNNNNNNNNNNNNNNNNNNNNNNNNNNNNNNNNNNNNNNNNNNNNNNNNNNNNNNNNNNNNNNNNNNNNNNNNNNNNNNNNNNNNNNNNNNNNNNNNNNNNNNNNNNNNNNNNNNNNNNNNNNNNNNNNNNNNNNNNNNNNNNNNNNNNNNNNNNNNNNNNNNNNNNNNNNNNNNNNNNNNNNNNNNNNNNNNNNNNNNNNNNNNNNNNNNNNNNNNNNNNNNNNNNNNNNNNNNNNNNNNNNNNNNNNNNNNNNNNNNNNNNNNNNNNNNNNNNNNNNNNNNNNNNNNNNNNNNNNNNNNNNNNNNNNNNNNNNNNNNNNNNNNNNNNNNNNNNNNNNNNNNNNNNNNNNNNNNNNNNNNNNNNNNNNNNNNNNNNNNNNNNNNNNNNNNNNNNNNNNNNNNNNNNNNNNNNNNNNNNNNNNNNNNNNNNNNNNNNNNNNNNNNNNNNNNNNNNNNNNNNNNNNNNNNNNNNNNNNNNNNNNNNNNNNNNNNNNNNNNNNNNNNNNNNNNNNNNNNNNNNNNNNNNNNNNNNNNNNNNNNNNNNNNNNNNNNNNNNNNNNNNNNNNNNNNNNNNNNNNNNNNNNNNNNNNNNNNNNNNNNNNNNNNNNNNNNNNNNNNNNNNNNNNNNNNNNNNNNNNNNNNNNNNNNNNNNNNNNNNNNNNNNNNNNNNNNNNNNNNNNNNNNNNNNNNNNNNNNNNNNNNNNNNNNNNNNNNNNNNNNNNNNNNNNNNNNNNNNNNNNNNNNNNNNNNNNNNNNNNNNNNNNNNNNNNNNNNNNNNNNNNNNNNNNNNNNNNNNNNNNNNNNNNNNNNNNNNNNNNNNNNNNNNNNNNNNNN
Protein-coding regions in this window:
- the LAPTM5 gene encoding lysosomal-associated transmembrane protein 5 produces the protein MALQLLDFCLSILTLCSSYMEVPTYLNFKSMNHMNYLPSREGLTQDQFVKLMIGFSIAFIMVLILKVYMFKCVWRCYKYIKSLNRAEEKVNTKILQKILLPTYEEAVALPSKELAPPPYSAV